The following are encoded in a window of Prevotella melaninogenica genomic DNA:
- a CDS encoding M16 family metallopeptidase: protein MLMNKRIINALVLLLLVTGAMAQNVSTDNSFRIGKLKNGMTYYIRHNAKEKGIADFYIAQRVGSILEEPNQRGLAHFLEHMAFNGSKNFKNTPSSPSIVHWCEAHGIKFGTNLNAYTSVDETVYNVSSVPVKHEATIDSTLLILHDWSHYLDLEDKEIDKERGVIHEEWRTRRAGMASQRLMEEALPIVYRGTKYEDCLPIGKMEIVDNFPYKALRDYYHKWYRPDLQAIIVVGDIDVDQMEKKIQSVFSAIPMPENAAHRDYFPVNDNDKMIVASLKDSEQPIMLVTLYMKREATPDSEKSSVKYQRDGYVDDLVSYMIGERLNEMQDKNPKPCLSASARMGQFLISRTKDAFVLSFGARQEDVKGSFDAAVGTIEQIRQHGFTPSELARAKAFRQKVIDRQYNERNDRRNSYYVRRAKQNFLDNEPITTEAYDKQLDDQFFNEVTLDEVNEAMREAITNKNQVLVVYAPDKAGVNVPSDAQFEQMVLDAQAKTYPKYVEKKLDDKLIETLPKKGRIKSEKAGLHGTTEITLSNGVKVYFKKTDYQKDAVTLNFFAEGGSSLYPAKDLINTQFISAAVKEGGVGRFSATELNKFLAGKTVRINAGVGNETQSISGNSSIKDIRTLFELTYLYFTNLRRDDQVFQSEVNRMRSFLTNREVSPNVSYNDSIAAIVYDNSPRVQPLKAASLDKVSYDRVLEIYKERFSNASNFKMIIMGNIDIAQLRPLLEQYIASLPSTGKKETFAKTYPDVRNCNETHRFEKKMKTPLARVTIFYTWDEPYTAKSDLELDVFKRVLSIAYTDSVREEKGGVYGVKLQQSLSKSSNPHAMLKIAFDTDPDKYNMVMPIITKQIEHIANKGPEAVSLQKVKEYLLKQYDQSSVTNDYWLYVIYNQLRHGVDFDKDYKTIVRNITAADIQRIARNLIKSNRRIEVTMQSEKGI from the coding sequence ATGTTAATGAACAAAAGAATCATCAATGCGCTTGTACTCCTGCTCCTCGTGACAGGTGCTATGGCGCAGAATGTCAGTACCGACAACAGCTTCCGCATAGGTAAGTTGAAGAATGGTATGACCTATTACATACGCCACAATGCTAAGGAGAAAGGAATAGCCGACTTCTACATTGCACAGCGTGTGGGAAGTATTCTCGAAGAACCTAACCAAAGAGGATTGGCTCACTTCCTTGAGCACATGGCTTTCAATGGAAGTAAGAACTTCAAGAATACCCCTTCTTCACCAAGTATCGTTCACTGGTGTGAGGCACATGGTATCAAGTTCGGTACCAACCTCAACGCTTACACCTCCGTTGACGAAACGGTTTATAATGTTAGTTCCGTACCAGTAAAGCATGAGGCAACTATCGACTCTACCCTACTTATCCTCCACGACTGGAGTCACTACTTGGACCTTGAGGACAAGGAGATAGACAAAGAGCGTGGTGTCATTCATGAGGAGTGGCGTACTCGTCGTGCTGGTATGGCTTCACAGCGTCTGATGGAAGAGGCATTGCCAATCGTCTATCGTGGTACGAAGTATGAAGACTGTCTGCCAATCGGTAAGATGGAGATTGTAGACAACTTCCCTTACAAGGCACTTCGCGACTATTACCACAAATGGTATCGCCCAGACCTACAAGCAATCATCGTTGTGGGTGATATTGATGTAGACCAGATGGAGAAGAAGATTCAGTCTGTCTTCTCTGCTATTCCTATGCCTGAAAATGCTGCTCATCGTGATTACTTCCCAGTGAATGACAACGACAAGATGATTGTAGCCTCATTGAAGGATTCAGAACAACCTATCATGCTCGTTACACTTTATATGAAGCGTGAGGCTACACCCGATTCAGAGAAGTCTTCGGTAAAATATCAGCGAGACGGATATGTTGACGACTTAGTCTCTTATATGATTGGCGAACGCCTTAACGAGATGCAGGACAAGAATCCAAAGCCTTGTTTGAGTGCTTCTGCACGTATGGGACAATTCTTGATTAGTCGTACAAAAGATGCCTTTGTCCTCTCTTTTGGTGCTCGTCAGGAAGATGTAAAGGGTTCGTTTGATGCAGCAGTGGGTACGATTGAGCAAATCCGTCAGCATGGTTTTACTCCGTCAGAACTTGCTCGTGCCAAAGCTTTCCGCCAGAAGGTGATTGACCGCCAATACAATGAACGTAACGACCGTCGCAATTCATACTATGTACGTCGTGCAAAGCAGAATTTCCTCGATAATGAACCCATCACCACCGAGGCTTACGACAAGCAACTCGATGACCAGTTCTTTAATGAGGTGACACTCGACGAGGTCAATGAGGCTATGCGTGAAGCCATCACGAATAAGAATCAGGTGCTTGTTGTATATGCACCAGACAAAGCTGGAGTAAATGTTCCCTCAGATGCGCAGTTTGAGCAAATGGTTCTCGATGCACAGGCAAAGACCTATCCTAAGTATGTCGAGAAGAAGTTGGACGATAAACTTATAGAGACGTTACCGAAGAAGGGACGTATCAAGAGTGAGAAAGCAGGCTTGCACGGAACAACGGAAATCACCCTGAGCAATGGTGTGAAAGTTTACTTCAAGAAGACCGACTATCAGAAGGATGCTGTGACACTGAACTTCTTTGCAGAAGGTGGTTCTTCCCTCTATCCAGCCAAGGACTTGATTAACACACAGTTTATCTCAGCAGCTGTAAAAGAAGGTGGTGTTGGCCGTTTCAGTGCAACAGAACTCAATAAGTTCTTAGCTGGCAAGACTGTTCGTATCAACGCTGGTGTAGGCAATGAAACACAGTCTATCAGCGGTAATTCATCTATCAAAGACATCCGCACACTGTTTGAACTTACTTACTTGTATTTTACCAATCTCCGTCGTGATGATCAGGTGTTCCAGTCAGAAGTTAACCGTATGCGTTCTTTCCTCACCAACCGTGAGGTAAGTCCTAACGTTAGCTACAACGACTCTATCGCAGCTATCGTTTACGATAACTCGCCACGTGTACAACCACTCAAGGCTGCATCACTTGACAAGGTGAGCTATGACCGTGTTCTTGAGATTTACAAGGAGCGTTTCAGCAATGCTTCCAACTTCAAGATGATTATCATGGGTAACATTGACATCGCTCAGTTGCGCCCTCTCTTAGAGCAGTACATTGCTTCTCTACCATCAACAGGCAAAAAGGAAACCTTTGCGAAGACTTATCCTGACGTGCGCAACTGCAACGAGACTCACCGCTTTGAAAAAAAGATGAAGACGCCATTGGCACGTGTAACCATCTTCTACACATGGGACGAACCTTATACAGCGAAGTCTGATTTAGAACTCGACGTCTTTAAGCGTGTATTGTCTATCGCCTATACCGACTCTGTCCGTGAGGAGAAAGGTGGAGTATATGGTGTGAAGCTGCAGCAGAGTCTAAGTAAGTCAAGCAATCCTCACGCCATGTTGAAGATTGCCTTTGATACCGACCCAGACAAGTATAACATGGTAATGCCGATCATCACAAAGCAGATTGAGCACATTGCGAATAAGGGTCCAGAGGCAGTAAGTCTGCAAAAGGTGAAGGAATACCTCCTGAAGCAGTACGACCAGTCTTCTGTTACCAACGACTACTGGCTCTACGTGATATACAACCAGCTGCGCCACGGAGTTGACTTTGACAAAGACTACAAGACAATCGTGCGCAATATCACAGCTGCTGACATCCAGCGTATTGCCCGCAACCTTATCAAGAGTAACCGCCGTATTGAAGTGACGATGCAGTCTGAAAAGGGAATCTAA
- a CDS encoding DUF6850 family outer membrane beta-barrel protein, whose product MTLILAGVTLSASLNAQEQAKDSLLHRDFSFVANSDAWLRNDNAAALARFKTKNISLAEVYVQYGKGGFVNYDASPRTVQAGANVSSFYRLTDKIVLSGSMRYDNFSGRNMTGSAFIQTQRLPFDIVEDSLNNAGTKHRDTYNLMGALSWEIYKGLAIGTKVDFTAANVAKYKDLRHKTKLMDLALTTGVYIPLQPFSLGLDYTYRRNTESVIFSTYASNAQEFTSYINYGPWIGKTEPFSSSGFTDSNREQPMLNEYHGLGLQLGWEILPHLSWFNHLDMAYRKGYYGRKSPYTIVHTNHHSHIYDYQTRLSLKLEKQIHHLDFSFSSENLVNEMNAYRSNKNKQGAYFYQYLDPVKSANKAWNDVHLGYTGYYGVTNELPLWTIEAGTNFAHRKQTGYSYPYFRRQDIHTTEAYTSLTRNLLFRKGVLSLQAGFAYKKGKGDAFEDGTLAKPSDKQNGFPTIDVLMYREYKYLTDPQYSLQLGLKYAFVLPGTKLKTYTAFDFTHRHTNDGNAYLIGRNYSTGRLTIGCTF is encoded by the coding sequence ATGACACTTATACTGGCAGGAGTAACCCTCTCTGCCAGCCTCAACGCACAGGAGCAGGCTAAGGATAGTCTGCTCCATCGTGATTTTAGCTTCGTTGCCAATAGCGATGCATGGCTGAGGAATGACAATGCAGCGGCCTTAGCACGATTCAAGACAAAGAACATTTCCTTGGCTGAAGTGTATGTGCAGTATGGCAAGGGAGGCTTTGTCAACTATGATGCGTCGCCACGTACCGTGCAGGCGGGTGCTAACGTGTCTTCATTCTATCGACTAACAGACAAGATTGTCTTGTCGGGAAGTATGCGTTATGACAACTTCTCTGGGCGTAATATGACTGGTTCGGCGTTCATACAAACCCAACGTCTACCGTTCGATATTGTCGAAGACTCGCTAAATAATGCTGGCACAAAGCATCGTGACACCTATAATCTTATGGGGGCATTGTCTTGGGAGATATATAAAGGACTTGCCATTGGTACAAAGGTGGACTTCACTGCGGCAAACGTTGCTAAGTATAAGGATTTAAGACATAAGACAAAGCTGATGGATTTAGCCCTCACCACAGGTGTCTATATACCATTACAGCCTTTTAGTCTTGGTCTTGACTATACTTACCGACGGAACACAGAGAGCGTAATCTTTAGTACCTACGCTTCAAATGCACAAGAGTTTACGTCTTATATCAACTATGGTCCGTGGATTGGTAAGACTGAACCCTTCAGTAGTTCGGGCTTTACTGATAGCAATAGGGAACAACCTATGCTCAATGAATATCATGGTTTAGGTTTACAACTTGGCTGGGAAATCCTACCACATCTCTCATGGTTTAACCACTTGGACATGGCTTATCGCAAGGGTTATTATGGTAGGAAGTCACCCTATACGATTGTTCACACCAATCATCATAGCCATATTTATGACTACCAGACACGCCTCTCTCTGAAACTCGAAAAGCAGATACATCATCTTGACTTTAGTTTCTCAAGCGAGAATCTTGTCAACGAGATGAATGCTTATCGTTCTAACAAAAACAAACAAGGGGCATATTTCTATCAGTATCTTGACCCGGTAAAGAGTGCCAATAAGGCGTGGAACGATGTGCATCTTGGCTATACAGGCTATTATGGAGTGACAAACGAGTTACCTCTTTGGACGATAGAAGCGGGCACTAACTTCGCTCATCGCAAGCAGACAGGCTACAGCTACCCTTACTTCCGACGTCAAGACATCCACACTACAGAGGCTTATACAAGTCTTACACGTAACCTCCTTTTCCGAAAGGGAGTACTTTCACTACAAGCAGGCTTTGCCTATAAGAAGGGAAAGGGCGATGCTTTCGAGGATGGAACATTAGCTAAACCATCTGACAAGCAGAACGGTTTTCCTACGATAGACGTACTGATGTATCGTGAGTATAAGTATCTTACAGACCCACAATACTCCCTCCAGCTCGGACTTAAATATGCCTTTGTCCTTCCAGGAACCAAGCTGAAGACCTACACTGCCTTCGACTTCACCCATCGTCACACCAACGACGGCAACGCTTATCTCATAGGTAGGAACTATTCAACGGGCAGACTGACCATTGGTTGCACCTTCTAA
- a CDS encoding DUF4876 domain-containing protein translates to MKKILLLLVAMFAFIGNINAQVWDMVVTHNDGTVQVIKASDVKNVTFQLPDQNADQVIIKELYTTGVPDDKDPKKFFQSDKGFILYNNGGKTAVISNLAIGMLDPYNAHAANAWYSASATEPSYVSQGWVPAACGIWYFQNSLVIEPYSQVVINCMGAIDNTKTYSKSVNYANKDYYTMYDPESGFNMTSYYPTPADVIPASQYLKAVKFGQANAWPLSQTSPAFFIFQTKNTTPAAFANDASNITYAPDKPKTKVYAVLKVPTDWIIDGVEVYQEIKESESKKRFGSDVDAGYVKQTIKLGHSVYRNVDAVATKKIEGNADKLVYNYQYGADPSHIDAEASMKKGAKIVYMDTNNSTADFHERSQFSLRDK, encoded by the coding sequence ATGAAGAAAATATTACTTCTCCTTGTTGCCATGTTCGCTTTCATTGGCAACATCAATGCACAAGTATGGGATATGGTTGTGACACATAACGATGGTACCGTACAAGTTATCAAAGCATCAGATGTAAAGAACGTTACTTTCCAATTGCCTGATCAGAATGCTGACCAAGTTATCATCAAGGAACTGTACACAACAGGTGTACCAGACGATAAAGACCCCAAGAAGTTCTTCCAATCTGACAAGGGTTTTATCCTCTACAACAATGGTGGTAAGACAGCGGTAATCAGCAACTTGGCTATTGGTATGTTAGATCCATACAATGCACATGCTGCAAATGCATGGTATAGTGCAAGTGCGACAGAGCCATCTTATGTATCACAGGGATGGGTTCCAGCAGCTTGTGGTATATGGTACTTCCAGAATTCATTGGTGATTGAACCTTACTCACAGGTTGTTATTAACTGTATGGGAGCAATAGATAACACCAAGACCTATTCAAAGAGCGTTAACTATGCCAACAAGGACTACTATACAATGTATGATCCAGAGTCTGGTTTCAACATGACATCCTATTATCCAACACCGGCTGATGTTATCCCAGCCAGCCAATACCTAAAGGCAGTAAAATTTGGACAAGCTAATGCTTGGCCACTTAGTCAGACATCTCCAGCTTTCTTCATCTTCCAGACAAAGAACACAACACCTGCTGCTTTCGCAAACGATGCAAGCAATATCACATATGCACCAGACAAGCCAAAGACAAAAGTTTATGCTGTTTTGAAAGTTCCTACAGACTGGATTATCGATGGTGTTGAGGTTTATCAGGAAATTAAAGAGAGCGAGAGTAAGAAGCGTTTCGGCTCTGACGTAGATGCTGGTTATGTAAAACAGACTATCAAACTTGGTCATAGTGTATATCGTAACGTGGATGCTGTAGCTACAAAGAAGATTGAAGGCAATGCCGATAAGTTGGTTTATAACTATCAGTATGGCGCAGACCCAAGTCATATCGACGCTGAAGCATCTATGAAGAAGGGAGCAAAGATTGTCTACATGGACACAAACAACTCTACTGCTGACTTCCACGAGCGCAGTCAGTTCTCACTGAGAGACAAGTAA
- a CDS encoding T9SS type A sorting domain-containing protein: protein MKKISFIGLIALTLSFIPLSGFAQTVQEKMITCLVLTETNGTKTEFALESFPVITIEANNLVITCKDQKLTTALTGVQDYHFIEKKVPTSISSVPSNDQKNGSNTPQFSFSNAEVSGLKAGARVAIYNLNGTQISSVTADGEGRVALDLSSLPKGVYILRTPTKSFKFMNK from the coding sequence ATGAAGAAAATAAGTTTTATAGGGCTTATCGCTTTGACACTGTCGTTCATTCCCCTTAGTGGCTTTGCACAGACAGTACAAGAGAAGATGATAACCTGCCTTGTCTTGACCGAAACGAATGGAACAAAGACCGAGTTTGCTTTGGAGTCATTTCCTGTTATAACCATAGAGGCAAACAACCTTGTTATTACTTGTAAGGATCAGAAACTCACAACAGCACTGACAGGCGTGCAGGATTACCATTTTATTGAGAAGAAGGTGCCGACAAGCATTAGTAGTGTGCCTTCGAATGACCAAAAAAATGGGTCTAATACACCTCAATTCTCATTCAGTAATGCAGAAGTAAGTGGATTGAAAGCAGGTGCAAGAGTGGCTATTTACAATCTTAATGGTACACAAATCAGTTCTGTAACAGCAGATGGTGAAGGACGAGTTGCCCTTGACCTGTCATCATTGCCAAAGGGTGTCTACATCCTCCGCACACCAACTAAGAGTTTTAAGTTTATGAATAAGTAA
- a CDS encoding TonB-dependent receptor: MSFTNRMIASIVFCGLSINGIAQTLTGCVVGKDDRKPIAYATVTLKENRLYAFTDEKGCFTIKNVPKGKCTAVISCLGYAEQTIVVIINADGATLNVRLAEDNLQLDEVQVVAHRKKDEITTSYTIDRKTLDNQQIMTLGDIAQLLPGGKSVNPSLMNDSKLTLRSGSSERGNASFGTAIEVDGIRLNNNATMGETAGVSTRGVSASNIESVEVVPGIASVEYGDLTNGVVKVKTRRGSSPFILEGSINQHTRQIALHKGLDLGKNAGLINFSLEHARSFSDAASPYTAYQRNVLSLHYMNVFMKKTQPLTLDIGLNGGVGGYDSKADPDRNLDSYYKVKDNNVGANVRLDWLLNKSWITNLNFTAAFTYADKRSESYSNESSSSTQPYIHTLTEGYNIAEDYDKNPSANIILGPTGYWYLRGFGDSKPFTYSLKLKGNWNKSFGKFRNRLLVGAEWTSSKNKGKGTYYENMRYAPTWREYRFDALPALNNMALYAEDKLSMAINDKQNIELTAGVREDITSIPGSEYGTVGSLSPRLNMRYVLRFDQESWVNSLSLHSGWGKSVKLPSFQVLYPSPSYRDMLAFSSTSDANNRSYYAYYTYPSKARYNAALKWQHANQWDLGVEMRTKIADVNLSFFHSKIFNPYMATNVYSPFTYKYTSPARLQASGIDAPNRLFSIDPQTGVVTVSDASGVKKPVVLGYDERNTYVTNTKYVNADPLSRYGLEWIVDFKQIKSLRTQVRVDGKYYHYKAQDETLFADIPVGLNTRQSDGKLYQYIGYYRGGAATSTNYTANASPSNGSVSGQVDMNVTLTTHIPKIRLIIALRMESSLYTYSRATSSRGYVVNSGNEYFGEAYNGKKKNQTVIVYPEYYSTWDAPETLVPFAEKLRWAATNDRGLYNDLAQLVVRTNYPYTLNPNKLSAFWSANLSVTKEIGKHVSISFYANNFFNTLAQIHSSQTGLETSLFGSGYVPSFYYGLSLRLKI; the protein is encoded by the coding sequence ATGAGTTTCACGAATAGGATGATAGCGTCTATTGTATTTTGCGGACTAAGTATCAATGGTATAGCCCAGACACTGACAGGTTGTGTTGTTGGCAAAGATGATCGTAAGCCTATCGCCTACGCAACAGTCACATTGAAGGAAAATCGCTTATACGCTTTTACGGACGAAAAAGGTTGTTTCACGATAAAAAACGTACCGAAAGGAAAGTGTACAGCGGTGATTTCTTGTCTTGGTTATGCAGAACAAACAATAGTTGTCATCATTAATGCTGATGGTGCCACGCTCAACGTGCGCCTTGCCGAAGACAACCTTCAACTTGATGAAGTACAAGTTGTTGCGCATCGAAAGAAAGATGAGATAACAACCTCTTACACCATTGACCGTAAGACATTAGACAATCAACAGATAATGACTTTGGGCGATATTGCCCAACTCCTGCCGGGCGGTAAGAGTGTGAACCCCTCTTTGATGAACGATAGCAAGCTTACTTTGCGTAGCGGTTCATCAGAGCGAGGTAATGCATCGTTTGGAACAGCCATAGAAGTGGATGGCATTCGACTTAACAACAATGCTACGATGGGCGAAACGGCTGGTGTAAGTACGCGTGGCGTAAGTGCTTCTAACATTGAAAGCGTGGAAGTTGTACCCGGTATTGCCTCTGTTGAATACGGCGATCTCACCAACGGTGTAGTAAAGGTAAAGACACGCAGAGGTAGTTCACCTTTTATCTTAGAAGGAAGTATCAATCAGCACACCCGCCAAATAGCCCTTCACAAAGGATTAGACTTGGGCAAGAATGCTGGACTTATCAATTTCTCCCTTGAACATGCACGCTCTTTCTCGGATGCAGCTTCACCTTATACAGCTTATCAGCGCAATGTGCTGTCACTACATTATATGAATGTCTTTATGAAAAAGACACAGCCTCTAACCTTAGACATCGGTCTGAATGGAGGCGTGGGAGGTTATGACTCAAAGGCAGACCCAGACCGCAACTTAGACAGTTATTATAAGGTTAAGGATAATAATGTGGGAGCTAATGTGCGCCTTGATTGGTTGCTGAACAAGTCATGGATAACCAACCTTAATTTTACAGCAGCCTTCACCTACGCTGACAAACGCTCAGAAAGTTATAGCAACGAGAGTAGTAGTTCTACACAACCTTATATCCACACCTTGACGGAGGGATATAACATTGCTGAAGACTACGACAAGAACCCTTCTGCCAACATAATCCTTGGTCCTACGGGTTATTGGTATCTACGTGGCTTCGGCGACTCAAAGCCATTCACCTATAGTTTGAAGCTAAAGGGCAATTGGAATAAATCATTTGGAAAGTTCCGCAATCGCCTACTTGTTGGTGCAGAGTGGACCAGCAGTAAGAACAAAGGAAAGGGAACATACTACGAGAATATGCGCTATGCACCAACATGGCGTGAATATCGTTTTGATGCCCTTCCCGCTTTAAACAATATGGCACTCTATGCCGAAGACAAGCTATCAATGGCTATCAATGATAAACAGAACATTGAATTGACAGCAGGTGTACGTGAAGATATTACCTCCATTCCAGGCTCAGAATACGGTACAGTGGGTAGTCTTTCACCACGACTGAATATGCGTTACGTGCTTCGCTTTGACCAAGAAAGTTGGGTTAATAGTCTTAGCTTACATTCAGGATGGGGCAAGAGCGTGAAACTTCCAAGTTTCCAAGTACTCTACCCTTCTCCATCTTATCGTGATATGTTAGCATTCTCGTCTACAAGTGATGCAAACAACCGCTCGTATTACGCTTATTACACCTACCCTTCAAAGGCACGATACAATGCTGCTTTGAAGTGGCAACACGCCAACCAGTGGGATTTAGGTGTGGAGATGAGAACGAAGATAGCAGATGTCAACTTGTCATTCTTCCATAGTAAGATTTTCAATCCTTACATGGCAACGAATGTTTACTCACCTTTCACCTATAAATACACCTCACCTGCAAGACTGCAAGCAAGTGGTATTGATGCTCCAAATCGTCTCTTCTCGATTGATCCACAAACAGGTGTTGTGACAGTAAGTGATGCCAGCGGTGTAAAAAAACCAGTTGTACTCGGTTATGACGAGCGCAACACCTACGTTACCAATACAAAATATGTGAATGCTGACCCATTGAGTCGCTATGGTTTAGAATGGATTGTAGATTTCAAACAGATTAAGTCGCTCCGCACACAGGTACGTGTTGATGGTAAGTATTATCATTATAAGGCACAGGACGAAACCCTCTTTGCAGATATTCCTGTAGGTCTGAACACACGTCAGTCAGACGGAAAGCTCTATCAGTATATTGGTTATTATCGTGGTGGCGCAGCTACTTCAACCAACTATACTGCCAATGCTTCACCTTCAAATGGCTCTGTTAGTGGGCAGGTGGATATGAATGTCACATTGACGACACATATACCAAAGATTCGACTCATCATTGCTTTGCGCATGGAAAGCTCACTCTATACTTACAGTAGAGCTACCAGCAGTCGAGGATATGTCGTGAATAGTGGGAATGAATACTTTGGTGAGGCATATAATGGTAAGAAAAAGAATCAAACAGTCATCGTCTATCCAGAATATTACAGCACATGGGATGCACCAGAGACACTGGTTCCTTTTGCAGAGAAGTTACGTTGGGCAGCAACGAATGACAGAGGGTTATACAACGACTTAGCACAGTTGGTTGTGCGAACAAACTATCCTTACACATTGAATCCGAATAAGTTGAGTGCGTTCTGGTCGGCTAACTTGAGTGTAACAAAGGAAATTGGTAAGCACGTATCTATATCTTTTTATGCCAATAACTTCTTTAACACACTTGCTCAGATACACTCTTCCCAGACAGGACTTGAAACAAGTCTCTTTGGTAGTGGGTATGTTCCGAGCTTCTATTATGGACTTTCATTAAGATTAAAGATATAA